The DNA window GTGACCGCGCCCACGCTCCTCGTCGTCGGGGGCTTCGACGACGTCGTGATCGGCATGAACCGGAGCGCCTTCGACCGAATGAAATGCGTCAAGAAGCTCGAAATCGTCCCGGGCGCAACGCATCTCTTCGAGGAACCCGGCACGCTCGAGGAGGCCGCTCGTCTCGCCGCCGCCTGGTTCGAACGTCATTTGAGGGCGATCCAATAGTCCTGACCATGGATTCTCCAGCCGCCACACGCAAGGACTTGCAACTGGGAAGGCGTCTCTTCCACATCGCGGGGGGCCTTGGCGTGGCCGTCGCCTACGGTCTCTTCTTCACCCACTCGGAGGCCGTCTATATCCTGGGGGCCACGGCCTGCATCGCCTACGTCTTTGACAAGATCCGGGTCGCCTACCCGGAGATCGCCCGGCAGGTCCAAGGGCTCGCCAATCTCTTCCTGAGGGCCGAGGAGAAACTGTCCGAGTCCTCGATGATCCCCTATGTCATCGCCGTCCTGCTCACCATCATCAGCTTTCCCAAACCCATCTCCCTGATCGCGATCTCCACCCTGGCCCTGGCCGAC is part of the bacterium genome and encodes:
- a CDS encoding SEC59/DGK1/VTE5 family protein, whose protein sequence is MDSPAATRKDLQLGRRLFHIAGGLGVAVAYGLFFTHSEAVYILGATACIAYVFDKIRVAYPEIARQVQGLANLFLRAEEKLSESSMIPYVIAVLLTIISFPKPISLIAISTLALADPMASIVGIKFGRHPLAPNRTLEGSLAFFAASLLCAFFVLFRVADVAWPAALGISLMVSLAVTVFETLPVKLDDNLTIPLFVGFTGWILCAVFGVTLK